The following proteins are co-located in the uncultured Propionivibrio sp. genome:
- the tsaB gene encoding tRNA (adenosine(37)-N6)-threonylcarbamoyltransferase complex dimerization subunit type 1 TsaB: MKIIALESAADPGSVALWLDGEVVSRTCPSDASNSAGLLPLAIDLLRSRDLAFSDLSGVAFGSGPGSFTGLRVACGVAQGLAESRGLPLVAVNTLEAMALASGGSRVLVALDARMGEVYVGAFEAGEQIGALGVYPPQSVPLPIGEGWLACGNGLKAYPELRERLSPCVDVWLPEIMPCAQSVARLAARRLSSGVCFDPETALPIYVRDKVAKTVAERLAEGGRA; the protein is encoded by the coding sequence ATGAAGATAATTGCACTCGAATCGGCCGCCGATCCCGGATCGGTTGCGCTCTGGCTGGATGGAGAGGTCGTCTCCCGCACATGTCCTTCCGATGCCTCGAACTCGGCAGGTTTGTTGCCGCTCGCGATTGATCTGTTACGTTCGCGTGACCTTGCCTTCAGCGATCTGAGTGGCGTTGCCTTTGGATCGGGACCCGGATCATTTACCGGTTTGCGCGTTGCGTGCGGTGTCGCGCAAGGACTTGCCGAGTCGCGCGGCCTGCCACTTGTCGCGGTAAATACGCTGGAAGCCATGGCCTTGGCGTCCGGTGGTTCAAGAGTGCTGGTGGCGCTCGACGCCCGGATGGGTGAGGTGTATGTCGGCGCGTTCGAGGCGGGTGAGCAAATCGGGGCCTTGGGGGTCTATCCACCGCAATCGGTTCCGCTACCGATTGGCGAAGGATGGCTTGCCTGCGGCAATGGGCTCAAGGCCTATCCCGAGTTGCGTGAAAGGCTCTCGCCTTGTGTCGACGTCTGGTTGCCAGAAATCATGCCATGCGCACAGTCGGTCGCGCGATTGGCTGCGCGGCGGCTGTCGAGCGGTGTCTGTTTCGATCCGGAGACTGCCTTGCCCATCTATGTGCGCGACAAGGTTGCGAAAACGGTGGCCGAGCGCCTGGCGGAGGGTGGGCGGGCATGA
- the rimI gene encoding ribosomal protein S18-alanine N-acetyltransferase produces the protein MTNELAGAGFEVLPMMPCDLDDILRIEYSLYSHPWSRANFSDSLDSGYLCRVARIGGELVGYFVVMLALDEAHLLNISLADAVQGKGYGSRLLRAAMDSACQQGGRSMLLEVRVSNEKAFSLYRHFGFEKIGVRRGYYPAGFGREDALVLRRALMNEVCA, from the coding sequence ATGACGAACGAGTTGGCCGGCGCCGGGTTCGAAGTCCTGCCCATGATGCCATGTGATTTGGACGACATCTTGCGGATCGAGTATTCGCTTTATTCGCATCCATGGAGTCGCGCCAATTTTTCCGATTCGCTCGACAGCGGTTATTTGTGCCGTGTCGCGCGCATCGGTGGCGAGCTTGTCGGCTATTTCGTCGTGATGCTTGCCCTTGATGAGGCCCATCTGCTCAATATCAGCCTTGCAGATGCCGTTCAGGGCAAGGGGTATGGCTCGCGTCTCCTGCGTGCTGCGATGGATTCAGCCTGTCAGCAGGGCGGGCGCTCCATGTTGCTTGAGGTGCGGGTGTCGAATGAAAAGGCATTTTCTCTGTATCGCCACTTCGGCTTCGAAAAAATTGGGGTCCGGCGTGGCTATTATCCGGCGGGCTTCGGTCGTGAAGACGCGTTGGTCTTGCGGCGGGCGTTGATGAACGAGGTATGTGCATGA
- a CDS encoding uracil-DNA glycosylase, translating to MKLSRKALFEEMGMSPTWVLREQPAFDTVPASQVVVEAAVATPVERAAAAPVEIGRVADDASAPVESLGWDALRQRIAECRACGLCDARKQTVPGVGDERADWLFIGEGPGAEEDARGEPFVGQAGKLLDAMLAAIDLERGQNVYIANAVKCRPPNNRTPEPDEMTACWPYLQRQIALIRPKLIVLLGRAAVFSVLREDKSLASLRGKTLSYKDESGEIPVVVSYHPAYLLRNLPDKAKAWEDLCRARAMMRRVSGAT from the coding sequence ATGAAGCTCTCCCGCAAAGCGCTTTTCGAAGAAATGGGAATGTCTCCGACATGGGTGCTTAGAGAGCAACCTGCGTTTGATACTGTACCGGCTTCTCAGGTCGTTGTTGAAGCGGCTGTTGCAACACCCGTGGAGAGGGCTGCAGCGGCGCCAGTTGAAATTGGCCGTGTCGCGGATGACGCCTCGGCACCCGTCGAATCGCTCGGCTGGGATGCCTTGCGTCAACGCATCGCGGAATGTCGGGCGTGCGGATTGTGCGATGCGCGCAAGCAGACCGTGCCCGGTGTTGGAGACGAGCGTGCCGATTGGCTCTTTATCGGCGAAGGTCCCGGTGCCGAGGAGGATGCGCGCGGAGAGCCTTTTGTCGGACAGGCGGGGAAACTGCTGGACGCGATGCTTGCTGCGATCGATCTTGAGCGCGGCCAGAACGTTTATATCGCCAATGCCGTGAAATGCCGGCCGCCGAACAACCGTACGCCGGAACCCGATGAAATGACAGCGTGCTGGCCTTACCTGCAGCGTCAGATCGCGCTGATTCGTCCGAAACTGATTGTCCTGCTTGGCCGCGCAGCGGTCTTTTCCGTGCTCCGCGAGGACAAATCGCTGGCCAGTCTTCGTGGCAAGACCTTGTCATACAAAGACGAGTCGGGCGAAATTCCGGTGGTGGTCAGCTATCACCCGGCGTATCTGCTGCGTAACTTGCCGGACAAGGCGAAGGCTTGGGAAGATCTTTGCCGTGCGCGGGCGATGATGCGGCGCGTGTCGGGCGCGACCTAG
- the lplT gene encoding lysophospholipid transporter LplT, protein MPFGFYIIMAAQFFSALADNSLLIVAIAVLREMQAPAGYEPLLKTFFTVSYVVLAGFVGAFADSMPKWRVMFISNTIKIIGCSMMFFNIHPLIAYAIVGLGAAAYSPAKYGILTEYLPHRLLVVANGWIEGLTVGAIILGVVIGGTLIQPTIAYRLLSLDFPIIETGIDTVSEMAIIFVAAFYILAAIFNLYIPETGVDHKTLHKNPWYLIREFNHCMLLLWRDRLGQVSLAVTTLFWGAGATLQFIVIKWAEAALHLDLSKSSMLQGVVAIGVALGAVAAAKMVTLRKSVRVIPLGIAMGIIVLVMNFVRDMWLAVPLLIIIGGLSGFFVVPMNALLQHRGHILMGAGHSIAVQNFNENLSILIMTCLYYLMVRMDLSIYAVITLFGLFVSASMFFVKRLHEKNQRDRDDVIHLDDSCCH, encoded by the coding sequence ATGCCTTTCGGCTTTTACATCATTATGGCGGCGCAGTTTTTTTCAGCGCTTGCCGACAATTCACTGCTCATCGTCGCTATCGCCGTCCTGCGCGAAATGCAGGCACCGGCAGGGTATGAGCCATTGCTCAAGACGTTCTTCACGGTCTCCTACGTCGTCCTCGCCGGATTCGTCGGCGCCTTTGCCGACTCGATGCCCAAATGGCGCGTCATGTTCATCAGCAACACGATCAAGATCATCGGTTGCAGCATGATGTTCTTCAACATCCACCCGCTGATCGCCTACGCCATCGTTGGACTCGGCGCAGCCGCGTATTCTCCGGCCAAGTACGGGATCCTGACCGAATATCTGCCGCACCGACTGCTGGTTGTCGCCAACGGCTGGATAGAAGGACTCACCGTCGGTGCCATCATTCTCGGCGTCGTCATTGGCGGAACGCTGATCCAGCCGACCATCGCCTATCGGCTGCTCAGCCTCGACTTCCCGATCATCGAAACCGGCATCGACACGGTCAGCGAGATGGCGATCATCTTCGTCGCTGCGTTCTACATCCTGGCCGCCATCTTCAACCTCTACATCCCCGAGACCGGCGTCGACCACAAGACACTGCACAAGAACCCCTGGTATCTCATTCGTGAGTTCAACCACTGCATGCTGCTGCTGTGGCGCGACCGGCTTGGGCAAGTGTCGCTCGCCGTCACCACGCTGTTCTGGGGCGCCGGCGCCACACTTCAGTTCATCGTCATTAAATGGGCCGAGGCCGCGCTCCATCTCGACCTTTCCAAATCGAGCATGCTGCAGGGCGTCGTCGCCATCGGCGTGGCACTCGGTGCGGTCGCCGCCGCAAAGATGGTCACGCTGCGCAAATCGGTGCGTGTCATCCCGCTCGGCATCGCCATGGGTATCATCGTGCTGGTCATGAACTTCGTTCGCGACATGTGGCTTGCCGTCCCGCTGCTGATCATCATCGGCGGACTGTCCGGATTCTTCGTCGTGCCGATGAATGCACTCCTGCAGCATCGCGGCCATATCCTGATGGGTGCCGGTCACTCGATCGCGGTGCAGAACTTCAATGAGAACCTGTCGATCCTGATAATGACATGCCTGTATTACCTGATGGTACGCATGGATCTTTCGATTTATGCCGTCATCACGTTATTCGGGCTGTTCGTCAGCGCCAGCATGTTCTTCGTCAAACGGCTGCACGAAAAGAATCAGCGCGACAGGGACGACGTTATTCACCTTGACGACAGTTGTTGCCACTGA
- the alr gene encoding alanine racemase, producing the protein MSRPIQANIDLASLRHNYEVAKARARCSGKSSKVLPVVKANAYGHGLMRVANALRDVADGFALLDVADALSLREAGFRQPILLLEGFFDEVDLAACIKHQLIPAVHRIEQFAMLRRLAATDRLPVFLKLNTGMNRLGFTLDDVADLREALALTTTVSDVTLMTHFAEADGGLGVDWQVARFDAIRAVWPESRDYAVSMANSAALLRYPETISDVARPGIMLYGGSPFDDVSAEDLGLEPVMTLCSEVLAVHEIAAGERVGYGGTFVADRPMRIGVVACGYADGYPRHAPTGTPILVNGVRTRTLGRVSMDMLVCDLTEVPDANVGSPVVLWGRGLPAEDVARAAGTICYELFCALARRVPVVEV; encoded by the coding sequence ATGTCCCGTCCCATCCAGGCAAACATTGATCTGGCATCGTTGCGCCATAATTATGAAGTCGCCAAAGCGCGTGCGCGTTGTTCCGGAAAATCTTCGAAGGTCCTCCCGGTCGTCAAGGCCAATGCCTACGGTCATGGATTGATGCGTGTGGCGAATGCGCTGCGCGATGTCGCCGACGGTTTTGCGCTGCTCGATGTGGCCGATGCGCTTTCCTTGCGCGAAGCCGGGTTTCGCCAGCCGATTCTGTTGCTTGAAGGTTTCTTTGACGAGGTCGATCTGGCGGCATGCATCAAGCATCAACTGATTCCGGCCGTCCATCGGATCGAACAATTCGCGATGTTGCGCAGGCTGGCGGCGACAGATCGCTTGCCGGTCTTCCTCAAACTCAATACCGGAATGAATCGGCTCGGGTTTACGCTCGATGATGTCGCCGATCTGCGCGAGGCATTGGCCTTGACGACGACAGTGAGCGACGTGACCTTGATGACGCATTTCGCCGAAGCGGACGGAGGGCTCGGAGTTGACTGGCAGGTCGCGCGCTTCGATGCCATCCGGGCGGTCTGGCCGGAGTCGCGCGATTATGCCGTTTCCATGGCAAACTCGGCGGCGCTGCTGCGTTATCCGGAAACAATCTCGGATGTCGCGAGACCCGGGATCATGCTCTATGGCGGCAGTCCATTCGATGACGTTTCCGCCGAGGATCTCGGTCTTGAGCCCGTCATGACACTTTGCAGCGAAGTGCTGGCGGTCCACGAGATCGCCGCAGGCGAGCGTGTCGGTTATGGCGGGACATTCGTCGCCGATCGTCCGATGCGTATCGGCGTCGTTGCCTGTGGTTATGCCGACGGCTATCCGAGGCATGCGCCCACCGGCACGCCAATTCTCGTGAACGGTGTGCGAACACGGACGCTGGGACGTGTGTCGATGGACATGCTGGTCTGCGATCTGACCGAGGTGCCGGACGCCAATGTCGGCAGTCCCGTCGTGCTCTGGGGGCGTGGACTTCCTGCGGAGGATGTGGCGCGTGCGGCGGGAACGATCTGTTACGAGTTGTTCTGTGCCCTGGCGCGTCGCGTGCCGGTGGTCGAGGTCTGA
- the radA gene encoding DNA repair protein RadA: protein MAKAKTIYSCSECGATATKWQGQCPGCNAWNTMTETIAETVSAGHRFAALGGTTRLQTLSEVDAREEDRLPTGLGEFDRALGGGLVAGGVVLIGGDPGIGKSTLLLQALSVLSLNSNVLYVSGEESAQQVALRAKRLVLDVTRLKLLAEINLEKILATLQTEQPAVAVIDSIQTLWSEQLSSAPGSVAQVRECAAQLTRLAKQLGVTIILIGHVTKEGALAGPRVLEHIVDTVLYFEGDTHSSFRLIRAVKNRYGAVNEIGVFAMTDKGLKGVNNPSAMFLSPHGQDVAGSCVLVTQEGTRPLLVEIQALVDQSHGNPRRLTVGLDAQRLAMLLAVLHRHAGIVCFDQDVFVNAVGGVKIGEPAADLAVLLAIMSSLKNRPLPAKLIVFGEVGLAGEIRPAPRGQERLREAAKLGFKVALIPEGNRPKQAIAGMEIIAVKRVDEAVERLRSLE, encoded by the coding sequence GTGGCGAAAGCAAAGACGATTTATTCGTGTTCCGAATGCGGCGCCACGGCGACCAAATGGCAGGGGCAGTGTCCCGGGTGTAATGCCTGGAACACGATGACGGAAACGATTGCCGAAACCGTGTCGGCTGGACACCGGTTTGCGGCGCTGGGCGGGACGACGCGCTTGCAGACACTGTCGGAAGTCGATGCGCGCGAAGAAGACCGGCTGCCGACCGGTTTGGGCGAGTTTGACCGGGCGCTCGGTGGCGGTCTGGTTGCCGGCGGTGTCGTGTTGATCGGCGGAGATCCGGGTATCGGCAAGAGCACACTGCTGCTGCAGGCACTCTCCGTTCTCTCGCTCAATAGCAATGTCCTCTATGTCAGTGGTGAGGAGTCGGCACAGCAGGTGGCCTTGCGCGCAAAGCGTCTGGTGCTGGATGTGACGCGGCTCAAGTTGCTGGCCGAGATCAATCTGGAAAAAATCCTCGCGACGTTACAGACCGAGCAGCCCGCGGTGGCGGTCATCGATTCGATTCAGACACTGTGGTCCGAGCAACTGAGTTCGGCGCCCGGTTCGGTGGCCCAGGTGCGCGAATGCGCTGCGCAATTGACGCGTCTGGCCAAGCAACTTGGCGTGACGATCATCCTGATCGGCCACGTTACCAAGGAGGGCGCGCTGGCGGGGCCGCGTGTGCTCGAACATATCGTCGACACAGTGCTGTATTTCGAAGGCGATACGCATTCGAGTTTTCGCCTGATCCGTGCCGTCAAGAACCGCTACGGGGCGGTTAACGAAATCGGCGTGTTCGCCATGACCGACAAGGGCCTGAAGGGCGTCAACAATCCGTCGGCGATGTTCCTGTCGCCGCATGGGCAGGATGTGGCGGGATCCTGCGTGCTCGTGACGCAGGAGGGGACGCGGCCGCTGCTGGTGGAAATCCAGGCCCTGGTCGATCAGTCGCACGGCAATCCTCGGCGTCTGACCGTCGGGCTCGATGCGCAGCGTCTGGCGATGCTGCTGGCGGTGTTGCATCGGCATGCGGGCATCGTCTGCTTCGATCAGGACGTTTTTGTCAATGCCGTCGGTGGCGTCAAGATTGGCGAGCCGGCGGCGGACCTGGCCGTATTGCTGGCGATCATGTCTTCGCTGAAGAACCGGCCTTTGCCGGCCAAGCTGATTGTTTTCGGCGAAGTGGGTCTGGCCGGCGAGATCCGGCCGGCGCCGCGCGGGCAGGAGCGCCTGCGCGAGGCGGCCAAGCTCGGATTCAAGGTGGCGCTGATTCCCGAGGGAAATCGTCCCAAGCAGGCGATCGCCGGGATGGAAATCATCGCCGTCAAGCGCGTCGACGAAGCGGTCGAGCGCCTCCGCAGTCTGGAATAG
- a CDS encoding LL-diaminopimelate aminotransferase, which translates to MAFINENYLKLQAGYLFPEIARRVKAFADARPDVASRIIRCGIGDVTEPLPAACIAALHKAVDEMGVRETFRGYGPEQGYDFLRNAIADNDYKARGVDIDPDEIFVSDGSKCDCGNLLDIFGPGNRVAMMDPVYPVYVDTNVMLGNAGDPDGKGGFDKLTYLPCTAENGFVPELPKEPVDLIYLCYPNNPTGAVATREQLQKWVDFALSCHAVIVYDAAYEAFISSPEIPHSIFEIPGARECAIELRSFSKNGGFTGLRCGFAVIPKTLKGYRRNGETYPFHALWLRNHTTKFNGVAYPVQRAAEALYSPEGKAQVKQLIAFYKENARLLKEALSSVGLLVNGYADASYLWVRGPSGATSWDLFDRILQHANIVTTPGSGFGAAGEGYFRLSAFNSRANIEEACRRLVDPVLFTPFK; encoded by the coding sequence GTGGCATTCATCAATGAGAACTATCTGAAACTCCAGGCCGGCTATCTCTTTCCGGAGATCGCCCGCCGCGTCAAAGCGTTTGCCGACGCGCGTCCGGATGTGGCTTCGCGCATCATCCGTTGCGGTATCGGCGATGTGACGGAGCCTTTGCCGGCTGCCTGTATCGCGGCGCTGCACAAAGCGGTCGACGAGATGGGTGTGCGCGAAACCTTCCGCGGTTACGGCCCGGAGCAAGGTTATGATTTCCTGCGCAACGCGATTGCCGATAACGATTACAAGGCACGCGGCGTCGATATCGATCCCGACGAAATTTTCGTGTCGGACGGCTCGAAGTGCGACTGCGGCAATCTGCTCGACATCTTCGGACCGGGCAACCGTGTGGCGATGATGGACCCGGTCTATCCGGTCTATGTCGATACTAACGTGATGCTTGGCAACGCGGGCGATCCCGATGGCAAGGGCGGTTTTGACAAGCTCACGTATCTGCCGTGTACGGCCGAGAATGGCTTCGTTCCGGAACTGCCGAAAGAGCCGGTCGACCTGATCTATCTGTGCTATCCGAACAACCCGACCGGTGCCGTCGCGACGCGCGAGCAATTGCAGAAGTGGGTCGATTTCGCCCTGTCCTGCCATGCCGTCATCGTTTATGACGCAGCGTATGAAGCGTTCATCAGTTCGCCGGAGATTCCGCATTCGATCTTCGAAATCCCCGGTGCGCGCGAATGCGCGATCGAACTGCGCAGCTTCTCGAAGAATGGCGGCTTCACCGGCCTGCGCTGCGGCTTCGCGGTCATCCCGAAGACGCTCAAGGGCTATCGTCGCAACGGTGAAACCTATCCGTTCCACGCGCTCTGGCTGCGCAACCACACGACCAAGTTCAACGGTGTCGCCTATCCGGTGCAACGTGCGGCCGAGGCGCTGTACTCGCCCGAAGGCAAGGCCCAGGTGAAGCAACTCATCGCGTTCTACAAGGAAAATGCGCGTCTGCTCAAGGAGGCGCTGAGCTCGGTCGGACTGCTGGTGAACGGCTATGCGGATGCGTCGTATCTGTGGGTGCGTGGTCCGAGCGGCGCGACGAGCTGGGATCTCTTCGACCGTATCCTGCAACATGCCAACATCGTGACGACGCCGGGCAGTGGTTTCGGTGCCGCCGGCGAAGGCTATTTCCGCCTGTCGGCTTTCAACAGCCGTGCCAACATCGAAGAGGCTTGCCGCCGCCTGGTGGATCCCGTTCTGTTTACGCCGTTCAAGTAA